From Pseudomonas hormoni:
TCGACTTTGTCAGCGTGTTCGAGGCTTTCGGATGAGATGAACACCATATTATTTACGATGATGCCTAGAACGAAGTTGCGCCCCCCAATCTACCAGTGGCACGTGGGGGGAAAGAGCGATTAGGACCTTTGTGCGTCAGTCCTTAGGAGCTGAAAGGTAGCTCGAAAGCTTTTTCATCGACGCTGACAGCTTCATTTCGTTTTCTGTGCGGTGCAAATCATTAGTGGTCGTGGCGAGCTGGCTTGTGAGAACGCCTAACTCCCCTAGAATGCCCTGAACCTTTCCTTCACGCTCTTTTTCGCTAAGCATATGATCATTCTTGATCGCATCCAACTCTTCCATTTTCTTTTGAATTTTTTCTTGGATGTCTCTGATTGCTTTGAGAATTTTTTTCACGCCATCCGGTAAATTGCTAGTGTCTATGTCTGCATTTTTTTTGCTCTCACTTGACGCTTTCGCACTCCCTTCAGCGGACAAGGTGACTTTTACACCTACGGTAACTTCCGCCAGGTCGGAATCGCCTGACGCGTCAGTGGGCACAGATCTGACAGCAGTAGATGGTTCGAGGATGCTAGTAGAAGCGAGAGTAGCGGAATTGATTTGCATGAGGTTCTCCCTTTTTGTCCCTCCTTTATCGACTGTACCTAAAAGTACTTTAAGAACCAAGGCGACGAAAAAAACCTTTGTGAGCAAGCTGCTTGCTAACCAATTTTGGTCGACTACTAAATTTTTATCTGGCTCTGCACCCACAACAAGAATTGACACGGTATGGGAAAGGAACAGCGCACAATAAGGTAGTGCTTAAGCTCCGTCTCCACACTCAGTGGAACAATTCGGTGTTCACGACAAGTTGGATAGCATCGATACGCTGATCAGCCGCTAATCGAAGTGACTTGGCACTTTTCTGCCAACACTTGTAAGCGTCCAACCAGCTCACCTTGCGAACTCCATATCGAGGGCGATGGTGTCCGCGTATTTTTAAGCGGAGGCGATCGCCCTTAACGTCAGGATTTCCATGCGCTAAATAAGCTCTTACCCGAAACTGTTCAAGGCCCAGGTTGTTCAGGAATGCCTGCAACCGCCTTGGCTGAAGGTACTACCGTAACCGTCCGAACTACACCGCCTTGCATCTCAGACCTTAATCTCCTTTAACCACTGATTATCGCGTTCCCATTCAAAAACCGTTGGATCGAAGGTACTGCCGTGCCACTCCAACATGTCTTCATGCTCTAAGCCGCAGCACTCCATCGGCGTATTCAGTGGTGAGTTCATCCTCAAGCGCGCCGACTTCAGCATCGGTGAAGGCGAGTGGGCCGATTTCGGCATCATTTCCAACGATATCCGCATCAGATTCCGAGTGGTCGCGCCCGCGCAGTGACTCCCCTGACTCATCCTCCCCTATTTCAACGCACTGCATCCAAGGCCGAACCTGCCGATGTATCCGGCAGCAGGATCTTGCGCAAGTCCTGATGGATGGAGGGCGTACCGTCTATTAGCAATATGCGCCGATTTTTCAGATTACTGTTCATAGGCCACCTACCGGTGATTTGAGCGGTATTTCAAGCGTAAAGATTGCCCCTTTGCCTGGTCCGTCGCTATGGGCTGACAGGGTGCCCTCCATCTCCATCGCAGCCAAAGCGCAACTGTGAAGGCCGAATCCGTGACCGTCTTTGCGGGTAGTGAAACCATGGGCAAATATCTGGGCCAGGTTCTCCAGCGCAATCCCTTCGCCCTCGTCCTTCACGCAAACCCGTAAGTTGCCCTTCTCCACGACATCCACGCTCAGTGTCATCGTGCGGGATCGGTCGACCAAGTGAGCCATCGCATGCTTGGCATTACTGATCAGATTGATCAGGATCAGCAACACCTTATGCTTATCCAGCAAAAGCACAGGCACTTTGGAAAACTCCTTCACCACCGTGACTTGATCGCGCGTGAGCGCCCCTATGTGCATGCGCAGGGCTTCCTCCAGCAAATCGGTTATCTGCAACGGTTCGACGATGCTGGACACGCCCGAATAAGACTGCTGGGTGGCGAGGATATCCTTAATGTGGTCAACACTATTGGTCAAATGCCCAAGCTCTTTGACGATATTCTGTTGTTCGGTCGCCAATGCCTCTACCAGCTGGTTCAGGTAGCCCGGCAGCAACTTGCCCTTCTCGTCACGGGTCATAAAATCGCCAAGGTCCGCGGCGTGCTCGTTTATCAGTTGGACCGCCTTGTCGAGCCCTTGGGCTTTGGAGGTGTGCATCTTGCGGCTGACCAGATCGGCCGAGATGTTCACGCTATTGAGGACATTGCCGACGTTATGCAGCATGTTGTTGGCGATTTCGGCCATGCCCGCCTTGCGCGAAGCCTCAACTAACTGTTTATGTATTTGCTCCAGTTGCTCCAGTTGCTCGGTGCGTTCCTTTACGCGTTTTTCCAAATCGTCGTGGGCAATCTGGAGCGCCGCTTCCGCCTTTGCGAGCGCGGCGAAGTTGGTCGCTTGGTCTGTGCGCCACCGGTGCAACTTGCTCCAGACTAATAGCCAGGTGACGAATAA
This genomic window contains:
- a CDS encoding chemotaxis protein, translated to MQINSATLASTSILEPSTAVRSVPTDASGDSDLAEVTVGVKVTLSAEGSAKASSESKKNADIDTSNLPDGVKKILKAIRDIQEKIQKKMEELDAIKNDHMLSEKEREGKVQGILGELGVLTSQLATTTNDLHRTENEMKLSASMKKLSSYLSAPKD
- a CDS encoding sensor histidine kinase, with protein sequence MPLPKRGNKLQALPSAAAGLQEILRAPKNMTTPDTGTGAPFPLRWLAVGLVFTVVVLLTMLWFAFDSFRSVTTVQLRDLHLQELSGRIVYLDEVLTMSARMAATTGDLQWERRYRQFEPQLDSIIKETMQLTSLSDSAEVTKQTDAANLKLVDMENQSFALVRAGQPSQAKSILLGEAYEAQKKIYAKGIFRLGQYIQEDLAASQLDKRNQAIFSVTAALLSIVFLFVTWLLVWSKLHRWRTDQATNFAALAKAEAALQIAHDDLEKRVKERTEQLEQLEQIHKQLVEASRKAGMAEIANNMLHNVGNVLNSVNISADLVSRKMHTSKAQGLDKAVQLINEHAADLGDFMTRDEKGKLLPGYLNQLVEALATEQQNIVKELGHLTNSVDHIKDILATQQSYSGVSSIVEPLQITDLLEEALRMHIGALTRDQVTVVKEFSKVPVLLLDKHKVLLILINLISNAKHAMAHLVDRSRTMTLSVDVVEKGNLRVCVKDEGEGIALENLAQIFAHGFTTRKDGHGFGLHSCALAAMEMEGTLSAHSDGPGKGAIFTLEIPLKSPVGGL